From the genome of Neomonachus schauinslandi chromosome 5, ASM220157v2, whole genome shotgun sequence, one region includes:
- the AZGP1 gene encoding zinc-alpha-2-glycoprotein — MGTVVSVLLSLLLLLGPAVPQETQAGPYSLSFFYTGLSKPRDGFLSFQATAYLNDRDFFHYDSEDRKAIPSYPWSQMEGIEDWENESELQKAREDIFMVTLKDIMDYYKDTEGAHTFQGMFGCELRNNKSSGAFWRYAYDGRNFIEFNKEIPAWVPQDPAALNTKQKWEAEKVYVLRAKAYLEEECPAMLRSYLQYSKIHLDRQDPPTVSITSHWTPAETQTLKCRADGFYPREIELHWIQGDDTQEAEGGDVVPSGNSTYQSWVVMSVSPQDRASRSGSDSYSCRVKHSSLAQPLTVLWAGARAEGSEGTRGQ; from the exons ATGGGCACAGTGGTGTCTGTCCTGCTGTCCCTGCTACTCCTTCTGGGTCCCGCAGTCCCTCAGGAGACCCAAGCTG GGCCTTACTCTCTGAGCTTCTTCTACACTGGGCTGTCCAAGCCCAGGGACGGCTTCCTCAGCTTCCAGGCCACGGCCTACCTCAATGACCGGGATTTCTTTCACTATGACAGTGAAGATAGGAAGGCCATACCCTCGTACCCCTGGAGCCAGATGGAAGGAATAGAGGACTGGGAGAACGAGAGTGAACTTCAGAAGGCCAGGGAGGACATCTTCATGGTGACCCTGAAGGACATCATGGACTATTACAAGGATACAGAAG GGGCTCACACCTTTCAGGGAATGTTTGGCTGTGAGCTCCGGAATAACAAAAGCAGTGGAGCATTCTGGAGGTACGCCTACGATGGAAGGAACTTCATCGAGTTCAACAAAGAAATCCCAGCCTGGGTCCCCCAGGACCCAGCAGCTCTGAACACCAAGCAGAAGTGGGAGGCGGAAAAGGTCTACGTGCTGCGGGCCAAGGCCTATCTGGAGGAGGAGTGCCCAGCAATGCTGCGGAGTTACCTGCAGTACAGCAAGATCCACCTGGACCGACAAG ATCCCCCCACTGTGTCCATCACCAGCCACTGGACCCCAGCAGAAACTCAGACACTCAAGTGCCGAGCCGATGGCTTCTACCCACGAGAAATTGAGCTGCACTGGATTCAGGGGGACGATACACAGGAGGCTGAGGGGGGAGACGTTGTTCCCAGCGGAAACAGCACTTACCAGTCCTGGGTGGTGATGTCAGTTTCCCCGCAGGACAGAGCCTCCCGCTCCGGCTCCGACTCCTACTCCTGCCGCGTGAAGCACAgcagcctggcccagcccctcACTGTGCTGTGGGCGGGAGCGAGGGCTGAAGGCTCCGAGGGCACCCGGGGGCAGTAG